TCAATAATACCTCTATGAGATGTAACAAGCGATATATTTTTATAGCTTTGAATACACTCTACCATTTTCATTATTTTATTTTCATGAAACTTATCATCATCATTTAAAAAATTAATATATTTTCCCTTTGAAAGTTTATAACATCTATTCATATTATTTAATCCGAATTTTCCAAGCGGACCATTATTAAAATAATATCTTATATTCTTATACCTTTTCATATACTTACTTACAACTTGTTTACTCTCATAATTTGTACTATCATCACATATTACAATTTCAATATTTTTATAACTTTGCATAACTGCACTCATTAAAGATTTATTTAAAAACTTTGGTCTATTAAAAGTAGGTATAAGTATACTTACTTTGGGTTCATCCTTCACTTCACACCACCCTTTTATATTCGCTAAAAAATACTTACATTCTCTTTCCCCACTTTTTTTCAAATTTTATTTTATTAGTTCTAATTAATTTCCCATATCCATAGTTTCCGAAAGATACACATCCATAATGATGGATAAAGGTATCTCTGCAAATAAAAAGCCTATATCCTTTTCTACTTATTCTAAGACAATAATCGTCATCTTCAAAATTTCCTGGTGTAAATCTTTCATCAAACAATCCCACTTTCTCCATTACAACTCTTTTTATAAGTATACAAAATCCAACTAATTTATCTGTTTTAATCCACTTTCTACTGTTTGATATATTATATTTTTTCGAAAACTCATGCATTTCAACTAATGAATTATATTTTACATTTATTTGTTGTATACCTGAACACCTATTGGTAACTGGACCTACTGCTCCTATTTCACTGTTACTATACAAACATTTTTTTAAATTTGAAAGCCAATTCTCTGCTACTACAACATCATTATTTAAGAAAAGCATTTCACTACCAGATGCAGCTTTAATTCCAAGATTACAACCTTTAGGGAATCCCAAATTAGTACTATTATATATTTTTTTTATATCCTTTTGTCTGCTTAACCAATTCTTTGTTTCATCCTTAGAATTATTATCAACAACAATTATTTCGTAAGCCGATCTTTTTGTGTACTTTCTTATACTTTCTATACACTTTTTAGAATATAAAAAATTATTATATGTGAGTATTATTATACTTGTTTTCACTTTGGTATCCCCCTAAAAATTTGTGTAAATGTTGAAAATACTGCATTAATATATTCAAGACTTTATAAGTTCATTATATATAACCTTTTTTACTATTTTAAAATTATTATCATATTTAAATCCTAAAAATTTATTATATTTATCTATAAGCTTTAAAGTCATTAAAATTTTACTTCTTTCACTTTTACCTGACCATTTTCCCTTTGAATGTACCCTATAAACTGAACATATTTGAGGAAGATATGCTATTGGTCCTTTTTCTGATATTGCTATATTAAACATCCAATCATACACAACCATATCGTAAAGACTTTCCTTAAGCTTATTTACACATACTTTTCTATACATACATGCTGAAAAATTACCTATTACATTACCTAACGTGAGTTTTTTGGTTGTTATAGTTTCATAAGAAAAACTGTTATTCCAAGCTTGAGTTTGTTTTGTATTATAAATCGTATTATATACAACAAATCTATTGAAGACAGCAGAATATCCTGTATGTCTATCTAAAAAATCGCTTTCCAGCTGAAGTTTTCTTTTACTTATCCAATAATCATCTCCCTCAAGAATTGCTATATACTCACCTGTACATTTTTTAAAACCTTCTTTATAATTTTTAGTTATCCCTAAGTTATTAATATTAGAAAATACTTTTATTTGATCTGGATACTTCTCTCTATACTTATTAGCTATATTTAAAGTACCATCTTTAGATGAGTCATCCATTACTATAATTTCATATTTAAATGTAGTTTTTTGAAGCAGTGCACTTTTAATTGCTTTTTCTATAAACCTAGATTGATTATATGTTATAATTAAGACACTTACTTTAATCTTTATATCACTATTCACACTTATCACCCTAATTTTATAACCTTATTTATTGTATCTATTATTTTAATCTGCTCAGCACTTTTTAAAGAATCATACAGTGGTAAACACAAAATTCTTTTACTTATATCTTCTGCTATACACATTCTACTTGTTTCTACATAATCCAGATTAGCTAGGCATGGATAAAAATATCTCCTAGGCTTTACCCCTTCGTTTAATAGAGCTTTTAGAACCTTTTTAAGTAATTTTTCGCTTTCAAATACAATAGGCATATAGCTATAATTTAATGTACTATTTCTATTATGCAGTTGAAATTTAACATTACCTTTTATATAATTAACGTAATTTTCATATACTCTTTTTCTACTCTTAATTATCTCATCTATATCATCTAAAACGCATAATCCCATAGCAGCTTCAAATTCGTTCATTTTTGCGTTTATTCCTATGCCTTTTATAATTTCTTCACTCTTTATTCCAAAATTTCTAGCAAGAACTGCTCTTTCGTATAATTTATCATCATTTATTGCAAGAGCTCCACCTTCTATTGTATGAAATACTTTGGTTGCATGAAAACTTAATATTGATACATCTCCATAAGACAATATACTCTTATCCTTATATTTAATACCAAAGGCATGAGCTGCATCATAAATCACTTTTAGATGTTTTCTTTTCGCTAATTTATATATGCTATCAATATCACAACTATTTCCAAAAACATGTACTGGTACTATAGCAGAGGTTCTTTCTGTAATGTTTTTTTCAATTAAATTTATATCTATATTAAAACTATCTTTATCTATATCAACAAATATAGGGATAAGCCCTTCCCATAATAAACTGCTTGTTGTTGCAACAAATGAAAATGGCGTTGTTATTATTTCTTCTTTTATATTTAAAATTTTATATGCAATTTGAAGTGCTAAGGTTCCACTTTGAACAAGAACAATATTTTTTACTCCCAAATACTTCTGAAGTCTTTTTTCTAATCTTGTTACCATCTCACCATTGTTCGTTACAATACCCGTGTTAAATATTTTTTTTATATAATCAGCATATTTATCAAATGGAGGAAGGTAAGTTTTAGTTACATTTATCATATTATCCTCCTTAAATAATTTAGATTAAATTGTTACAATTGAAATATAATTCTTAAAGCTTCCTATATTTTTCGTTACTTTCATTAAATCTTCAGCGCTTATTTTCCATGTATGATCACCTGTACTCTTGTGTTTAAAATATATATAATTAAATCTATTGCCTGAATATATTTTAATCCCATTTTTAAAACAGTCTTCTACAAACATTGCATCCTCTGCTAGACTAACATTTCTAAATTTCACCTTGCTAAAAACATTTTTTTTAATAAGTAATGTAGACCCTGCTATATTAGGTATATATTTTTCATTTCCTTCAGGATACATTAATTGAAGTTTATTATATCCTTCATAATATACAAAAAAAGATGCCTTTCCAACAACACTAGCCTTAGAATAAATAAGTGATATAATTTCATCTAAGATATAGTTCTCTCCGTAATAATCATCATCGTCCATCTTCAATATATAATTATATTTAGAAATTTTCACTCCATAATTCAAACATTCCCCAAGAGTAATCTTTTCTGATTTTTTAACTATTTTCACATCAGAAAATAATTTTGCCTTCTTTTTATACTCATTAATACTTAAATTCATTTTGTTTAATATTATTATCATTTCTTTTTTGTTATAACTCAATCTAGAATAATTATCAAATATGTTTTCAAGGTACTTTATCTTATTTGTACAGACTATTATAGATACTCCAGGTTTATAAACTTTTTCATAATTAATTCTATTTTTTATAATTATCTTTTTTTCCCTATCTATATTAAATTTCATAGTACCTCTTCTACTTTATTACTTACTTAATTATTATATGTACATTGAAAACTACAGGTTACATATAATAATTTCAATTAAAATAAGAGATTTCACTAAAAAGTGAAATCTCTTATACATTAGAATTCAATTCTTCTATAGGTTTTTTTTGTACCATTTCTTTCTATTTTATATAATCCCTTTACTGCTATACTATTACTTTTTATTTCATTTATTACTGCTTCCTTAATTTCATCGGTAAACTTCACACTATGTGTACATGAAGTTGATATTGAGCATGGTGTTTGTATTATCTTAGTCTTAATTTTCTTATCATTTAATTTACCATAAATATACACAGCATGATTTTGAGATTTAAAAACTACCAAGTATTCATTTTGTAGATCTTTTGTTTTCATTCTCCTCACCTCTTAATTAGAGGAGTTTTCGAATCCAAACCCACTCTTTTATTTTACGGGCGCTGTCTATACTCCCTACTACATTAATATGCCTTTGATCCATTAATGTATATAGATTTTTTACATTTGCTTTATTAAAATACTTTATCAATGTGTAATATACACTTTTAGTATATTCTACTTTACCCAGTTTGCTTCTATCAAAATATAATTTAGCTGAAGCATTGCTATCTTTTATAGATATTTGAGCATAAAATCTTCCTTTTTCTGTTGTAAATCTATATAGTCTGTTCATTGCATTTTGTATTTGAAATCTGTCAGGACACATTTTAAAAATAGGTACATATTTACTACCCACACTATGCCTTGACACTTTTTCATATTCACCTAAATTATAATTTCTTTTATCTGTTTTTATTCTTAAATAATAATTTTTATACACTTCATTGTATCCAAGATTTTTAAAGCTATTAATTGCTTCACTACTTATTACTCTATCAATTCTATGTGCTCCAAACTTTTCAGCCACACTTTCTATTTTCTTTTCTATCATAGGATATATTTTTCTGTAATCTCCACTGGATATTCTTATATAATGTACAAATACATACTTAGCTCCACTTTCAGCTAAATTCTCAAAACTAATTACTCCTGATGCAACAACTTTATCGCTATCATAAATTTTTAGTATTACTGTATTTTCACTTAATATTATGTTTATAAGATTTGAACTTATATTATCAATACTTTTTAAATACCTCTCTTTTTTATCAACATCTTCTAAAACCTCAGTTTGAAGTAATCCTTTTTCTTTATTTCTCTCTATACTAATTGTTGAAGTTTCTTTTTTAAAAAGAGTATTTTGATTTTCTTTAATAAATTCATTTAATTTTTTTCCTAAATCATAGTATTCTGATTTTCCTTCTTCCACAAATTTTTTGTAAAATTTCAATGCCTTAAATATAGTCTCTTGATATTTCAATCCATTTTTTTCAGAATAATCTTTTACCCACTTTTCAAGATCATCCATAACGTCACCTCTTAAAACTTTCTTATATCTTTCCTTTATTTATTTCAATTAAAGCCTCAATTAACTTGTCAATATCTTCTATTGTATTAAAATATCCTGGACTTACTCTTACGGTGCCCTTATTCTTTGTACCAATAATTTCATGAACTAGTGGTGCACAATGGTACCCATTCCTGACACAAATGCCTTTTACGTTTAAAATAGCTGCTACATCCGAACTGTCAATTCCATCTATATTAAAAGAAACCACAGCTCCTCTATTATTTAGTTCTGGTCCATAAAGTTTAACATAATCTTTATTTTTTAAGTTTGATATAAGATATCTAGTTAGTTCCATTTCATGTTTTGCAATGTTTCTTATTCCAATACTATTTATAAAATTTATTCCCGCATTCATTCCTACAATACCTGGAGTATTTAATGTACCACTTTCAAATCTATCTGGTAAGAATTCAGGCTGCTCAACAGAAAATGAATTACTCCCAGTTCCTCCACTTTTAAATTCCGTAAGCTTTATCCCCTCTCTTATATAAAGTGCACCTGTGCCTTGAGGTCCAAAAAGTCCTTTATGCCCCGCAAAAGCCAACATATCTATATTACTTTTTTCAACATCGATATTTAAAACCCCTGCACTTTGCGCTGCATCTACCATAAAACTTATTCCATTTTTATGTGCTATCTCTCCTATTTCATCTATATTTTGTATTGTTCCTGTAACATTAGATACATGATTTATTACAATTAATTTTGTATTATCTTTAATCATTCCTTCGATAGTTTGAGGATTTACAAAGCCATATTGATCAGCCTTTACAATACTTACCTCGATCCCCCTTTTCTTCAAATAACTTATAGGTCTTAATACAGAATTATGTTCCATATATGTGGTTATTACATGATCTCTTCTTTTTAAAAAGCCTTTTATACCTATATTTAAAGCTTCCGTCGCACTAGATGTAAATATAACATTAAACAAATCTGAAATATTAAATAGTTTAGCTATTGCTTCTCTGGTCTCTGTAACCTTATGAGCCGCCTTTATAGCCATATCATAAGATCCTCTTCCTGGATTAGCTGCATAGTTCTTCATACAATCCATAACATCATCATAAACATTCTTTGGCTTAGGAAAAGTTGTTGCTGAATTATCAAGATATATCATAAATTAAATCTCCTAAAATAATTACTTATAATATTTTATGATAGCTTATGTAATTATATTATAATAAAGTAAAAATCCCATTCATTACTGAACGGGATTTTATTTAACATTCTTTGATTTTGGATTATTATTTAATACCTCAACAACTTCTTTTTTGGCCTTAGCTAAACTAATTTGATTTTCTAGAAACTTATTTTCAAGATCTATTATTTTATATTTTAAAGTATGTATATTAAACCTTAATGCCTTATTTTCTTTTTTATATTTTTCTTCACTATCAATGTGACTTTTACTTTCATCTTTTATCTTAATATTTTCAAGCTTAAGAACATTTATTTGTTCTACTAAATGAGATACTTCTTCGCTTGAAACATTATTTTTTGCTTCTTCTATGTTCTTTAAAAGTTCTTCATTCCTACTATTTACATTTTCCATTTCAGATTCGAGTTTTCTTTGAATCTCTTCAAGTGCTGCAATTTTCTTTTCCATAAGTTCCATGCTATCAGCTAATCTTTCATTTTCATTGCTAAGCTTGAACATATCATCTGTAACATTAAGCGCTGTTAATATCGCCGCATCCGATGTACTTAATCTTTCATTATTACCTAAAATATTTTTAATTTTTTTATCCACATAATTTCCAACAGTTCTAAGGTATTCTTCTTTTTCTTCACCTTTTAAATTATATTCCATTCCGTTTATTGTTATGGTAATTATATTCATATAAACACCCTCTTAGTTTTATATGTACATTGTCTATTTGTTTTTTATATGATATTTGACCAATATACTTTAAATATATTTTAACACATATGGGGTTTCCAACTCAACCTCAAAGTTAAACATATATAACAATTATATATTATACTTTTGTAAAAAGATATTTTAACTTTCTATTGGAAACCCCATATAAGGACTGGAAACTATATTTTCTTATCTAAGTTCTGCTCCCAAAAGATGTTCAAGGGTTTTTACAATTTTATTTTGAATTTTTTCTACATCCTTATCTGTTAAAGTCTTATTTTCATCTCTATAAGTAAGTGCATAGGATACACTTTTTTTGCCTTCAGGAACTTGTTTTCCTTTATATACATCAAATAGCTTGAAGCTCTCTAGTATACTTCCGCCTTGCCTTTTTATGATATTTTCGATCTCTTGAACAAGTATATCTTCATCGACTAAAATTGAAGTATCTCTTGTTACAGCAGGGAATTTAGGTAACGGCTTATATTTCTTCTTTAATACTACATTTTCTACTAGTAAATCTAAATCTATCTCTGCTATATAGCATCTCTCATCAATACTATAATTTTCGCTTACATTAGGGTGAATTTCTCCAAGAGTACCCAAAACAACATTTTTAATTTTTATAACTGCTGTTTTTCCAGGATGGAAAGTAGGATTTTCACTTTCACGAGCATAAGAAATTTTATTTATCCCTAATATCTCCACTAAGTTCTCTACAACACCTTTTAAATCGAAATAATCAGCTTCACCGTACATACCAATTGTTACTACATTCTTTTCTTTAGGAATCTCATCTTCATTTTTAGATGGTACGTATACTTTTCCAACTTCAAATAACCTTGATATCTCATTATTGTGCGAATAATTTCTAGCAAGAGATTCCATCATAGAATGAATAGTTGTAGTTCGCATAACGCTAAAATCTTCACCTAAAGGATTTCTTATTTTTACAACGTTTCTAAGTTCACTATCTTCTGGAATTAGTATTTTGTCAAATACCTTTGGACTTATGAATGAATAATTTATAGATTCATTAAGACCACTAGAAATCAATATATCTGTGATAAAATCCTTTATCTGCTGAATTTTACTTTTACCAGTTCTTACACTTTGAGCTTTTACTATAGTTGAAGGAACATTATTGTAACCATAAATACGAGCAATTTCCTCAGCTACATCTTCTTTTATATTTATATCACATCTAAAGGTTGGTGAAAAAACCTTTAATTTATCTTCCTCTATTTCTGTTGTTAATTCCAATCTATCAAGATATTCTTTCATTTCTTCCTTAGGTATATTAATTCCAAGGAAATTATTTACCCAATTATAATCAACCTCAACTATATTAGGTTCATTCTTAACAGGATATATATCAATTACACCTTCTACGATTTCTCCAGCTTTTAACTCCTGAATCAATGTACATGCTCTATTAAGTGCTGTCTCAGCAAGATTTGGATCTAAATCTTTTTCATATCTTCCTGATGCCTCTGTTCTAAGACCTAATTTTTGAGAAGATATTCTTATATTAGTTCCATCGAAATTAGCTGATTCAAATATTATTTCATGTGTATCTTCTGTAACCTCAGAATTGAGTCCACCCATTATTCCTGCTATAGCACAATTCTCCGCTCCATCTTTTATCATTAATACATTTGAATCTAAGTTTCTTTCCTCTGAATCAAGAGTAACAAATTTTTCTCCGTCTTTTGCTCTTTCTATAACAATTTTATTTGAGGTTATCATTTTTTTATCAAAAGCATGCATTGGTTGACCGAGCTCTAGCATAACAAAATTTGTTATATCGACTATGTTATTTATTGGTCTTACACCAGCAAGCATCAATCTCTCTTGCATCCATGCAGGTGAATCCTCTATTTTCACATTCTTGATTACTCTTGCCATATATCTTCTACATAATTCGTCTTTAACCTCAACACTTATTTCATCATTAACGTTTGTTCCTTTTGTTTCTAAAAAATCTATTTTAACATTTCTGTACTTTGTATTAATTGTGGCAGCTGTTTCTCTAGCTATTCCAATTACACTTAAACAATCCGGTCTATTTGAAGTTATTTCAAAATCTATAACAGGATTATCCAATCCTAAAACTTCTTTAATATCCTTTCCGATAGGTGCATCCTTATCCAATATCATAAGACCGTGAACATGCTCTTCATCGGCAATTCCAAGTTCTTCTTTTGAACACATCATACCATTAGATGGTACTCCTCTAAGCTTACCTTTTTTAATTTTTACGCCTCCTGGAAGTGTTGATCCATGAAGTGCAACTGGAACAATATCATTTTCCTTCATATTTTGTGCACCAGTTACAATTTGAACTGGTTCTTCTTTTCCAACCTCTACACTACATATAACAAGTTTTTCTGCGTCAGGATGAGGTTCTATTTTTAATATTTTGCCTGTAACCACATTTGTTATTTCATCCCCACTTGTTATTACTTCTTCAACCTTAGAGCCTGAAAGAGTTAATGCATCTCCAAGTTCCTTAGCATTTATATCAAAATCAACATAATCTTTTAACCATTTAACAGGTACTTTCATTTTTATCCTCCTAACAAAATACTAGAATTGTTTTAAAAATCTCATATCACTTTCGTATAGCTGTCTTATATCATCTATTCCATAGTTAAGCATAACTATTCTATCAAGACCCATACCAAAAGCAAATCCACTATATACTTCTGGATCTATACCGCAGCTTCTTAAAACATTAGGATGCACCATGCCACAACCCCAAAGCTCTATCCAGCCTTCTCCCTTACATACCTTGCAACCTTCTCCTCCACACGCAAAACATGTTACGTCAGACTCTGCTGATGGCTCTGTGAAAGGGAAATGATGAGGTCTAAATTTCATCTTAACATCTTCTCCAAACATTTTTTTAGCAAAAGTCTCAAGAGTTCCTTTTAAATCTGCAAAGGTTATCCCTTTATCTACAACAAGACCTTCTACTTGATAAAATATAGGTGAATGCGTTGCATCAACAGCATCTGATCTATACACTTTACCAGGCGAGATCATTTTTATAGGTGGTTTTTGGTCTAGCATTGTTCTAACTTGAACTGGAGATGTTTGAGTTCTAAGTACTACATTATCATTTATGTAAAAAGTATCTTGTTCTCCTCTAGCCGGATGATTTTTAGGTATGTTAAGCATCTCAAAATTGTACTTATCATACTCTACTTCTGGTCCTTCTTCAATTACAAAGCCCATATCTCTAAATATGTTCTCAACTTTCTCTAACGTTAAGAAGGTTGGGTGTCTATGACCGACTGTTTGTTTTTTTCCTGGCATAGAAATATCTATAATTTCACTTTGAAGTCTATTACTCTTCTCTTCATTTTTTATCTTTTCACTTGCCTCAACAATAAGATTTTCAAGCTTAGCTCTAACCTCATTTGCAAGCTTTCCTATTATAGGCCTTTCTTCCTTTGTCAAGCCTCCCATACCTCTTAGTATTTGAGTAAGTTCTCCTTTTTTACCAAGATACTTTACTCTTATGTCTTCAATATTTTTCTTGTCTACTGCACTTTTTAATTCGTTTAATGCTTTTTCTTTTATGGCCTCAAGCTTCTCTTTCATTGAATTATAAGCTCCTTTCTTTTATATAAAAATAAAAACCGCCCCTATAAAAAGGGACGGATAATCTCCGCGGTACCACCCAAATTGGATAACCCACTCAATATTTTAACGATATTTAACCGCCATTTGCTAATTTGTACAAAGCTACATTTCACAAATGGAACTCCAGAGTGAACTTCAATACAACTAGACTTAAAAAGGCTTTCAGCTAATAACCTTTTCTCTCTTAAAATCCTATTATATTTACTCTCTCTTTCAATGCTTCTATTATTAAGATTGATTCCTATTATATCACATAAAAATCTTTTTTCAATAGTTTATGGAAATTTGTACTAGCTTTTTTTTATTATAGCAAGTACTTTCTCTTTACATA
The Clostridium felsineum DSM 794 DNA segment above includes these coding regions:
- the pheS gene encoding phenylalanine--tRNA ligase subunit alpha, yielding MKEKLEAIKEKALNELKSAVDKKNIEDIRVKYLGKKGELTQILRGMGGLTKEERPIIGKLANEVRAKLENLIVEASEKIKNEEKSNRLQSEIIDISMPGKKQTVGHRHPTFLTLEKVENIFRDMGFVIEEGPEVEYDKYNFEMLNIPKNHPARGEQDTFYINDNVVLRTQTSPVQVRTMLDQKPPIKMISPGKVYRSDAVDATHSPIFYQVEGLVVDKGITFADLKGTLETFAKKMFGEDVKMKFRPHHFPFTEPSAESDVTCFACGGEGCKVCKGEGWIELWGCGMVHPNVLRSCGIDPEVYSGFAFGMGLDRIVMLNYGIDDIRQLYESDMRFLKQF
- a CDS encoding aminotransferase class V-fold PLP-dependent enzyme; the encoded protein is MIYLDNSATTFPKPKNVYDDVMDCMKNYAANPGRGSYDMAIKAAHKVTETREAIAKLFNISDLFNVIFTSSATEALNIGIKGFLKRRDHVITTYMEHNSVLRPISYLKKRGIEVSIVKADQYGFVNPQTIEGMIKDNTKLIVINHVSNVTGTIQNIDEIGEIAHKNGISFMVDAAQSAGVLNIDVEKSNIDMLAFAGHKGLFGPQGTGALYIREGIKLTEFKSGGTGSNSFSVEQPEFLPDRFESGTLNTPGIVGMNAGINFINSIGIRNIAKHEMELTRYLISNLKNKDYVKLYGPELNNRGAVVSFNIDGIDSSDVAAILNVKGICVRNGYHCAPLVHEIIGTKNKGTVRVSPGYFNTIEDIDKLIEALIEINKGKI
- a CDS encoding glycosyltransferase, with translation MKFNIDREKKIIIKNRINYEKVYKPGVSIIVCTNKIKYLENIFDNYSRLSYNKKEMIIILNKMNLSINEYKKKAKLFSDVKIVKKSEKITLGECLNYGVKISKYNYILKMDDDDYYGENYILDEIISLIYSKASVVGKASFFVYYEGYNKLQLMYPEGNEKYIPNIAGSTLLIKKNVFSKVKFRNVSLAEDAMFVEDCFKNGIKIYSGNRFNYIYFKHKSTGDHTWKISAEDLMKVTKNIGSFKNYISIVTI
- the zapA gene encoding cell division protein ZapA, with product MNIITITINGMEYNLKGEEKEEYLRTVGNYVDKKIKNILGNNERLSTSDAAILTALNVTDDMFKLSNENERLADSMELMEKKIAALEEIQRKLESEMENVNSRNEELLKNIEEAKNNVSSEEVSHLVEQINVLKLENIKIKDESKSHIDSEEKYKKENKALRFNIHTLKYKIIDLENKFLENQISLAKAKKEVVEVLNNNPKSKNVK
- the pheT gene encoding phenylalanine--tRNA ligase subunit beta, with translation MKVPVKWLKDYVDFDINAKELGDALTLSGSKVEEVITSGDEITNVVTGKILKIEPHPDAEKLVICSVEVGKEEPVQIVTGAQNMKENDIVPVALHGSTLPGGVKIKKGKLRGVPSNGMMCSKEELGIADEEHVHGLMILDKDAPIGKDIKEVLGLDNPVIDFEITSNRPDCLSVIGIARETAATINTKYRNVKIDFLETKGTNVNDEISVEVKDELCRRYMARVIKNVKIEDSPAWMQERLMLAGVRPINNIVDITNFVMLELGQPMHAFDKKMITSNKIVIERAKDGEKFVTLDSEERNLDSNVLMIKDGAENCAIAGIMGGLNSEVTEDTHEIIFESANFDGTNIRISSQKLGLRTEASGRYEKDLDPNLAETALNRACTLIQELKAGEIVEGVIDIYPVKNEPNIVEVDYNWVNNFLGINIPKEEMKEYLDRLELTTEIEEDKLKVFSPTFRCDINIKEDVAEEIARIYGYNNVPSTIVKAQSVRTGKSKIQQIKDFITDILISSGLNESINYSFISPKVFDKILIPEDSELRNVVKIRNPLGEDFSVMRTTTIHSMMESLARNYSHNNEISRLFEVGKVYVPSKNEDEIPKEKNVVTIGMYGEADYFDLKGVVENLVEILGINKISYARESENPTFHPGKTAVIKIKNVVLGTLGEIHPNVSENYSIDERCYIAEIDLDLLVENVVLKKKYKPLPKFPAVTRDTSILVDEDILVQEIENIIKRQGGSILESFKLFDVYKGKQVPEGKKSVSYALTYRDENKTLTDKDVEKIQNKIVKTLEHLLGAELR
- a CDS encoding DegT/DnrJ/EryC1/StrS family aminotransferase; amino-acid sequence: MINVTKTYLPPFDKYADYIKKIFNTGIVTNNGEMVTRLEKRLQKYLGVKNIVLVQSGTLALQIAYKILNIKEEIITTPFSFVATTSSLLWEGLIPIFVDIDKDSFNIDINLIEKNITERTSAIVPVHVFGNSCDIDSIYKLAKRKHLKVIYDAAHAFGIKYKDKSILSYGDVSILSFHATKVFHTIEGGALAINDDKLYERAVLARNFGIKSEEIIKGIGINAKMNEFEAAMGLCVLDDIDEIIKSRKRVYENYVNYIKGNVKFQLHNRNSTLNYSYMPIVFESEKLLKKVLKALLNEGVKPRRYFYPCLANLDYVETSRMCIAEDISKRILCLPLYDSLKSAEQIKIIDTINKVIKLG
- a CDS encoding DUF3343 domain-containing protein; translation: MKTKDLQNEYLVVFKSQNHAVYIYGKLNDKKIKTKIIQTPCSISTSCTHSVKFTDEIKEAVINEIKSNSIAVKGLYKIERNGTKKTYRRIEF
- a CDS encoding glycosyltransferase family 2 protein, encoding MNSDIKIKVSVLIITYNQSRFIEKAIKSALLQKTTFKYEIIVMDDSSKDGTLNIANKYREKYPDQIKVFSNINNLGITKNYKEGFKKCTGEYIAILEGDDYWISKRKLQLESDFLDRHTGYSAVFNRFVVYNTIYNTKQTQAWNNSFSYETITTKKLTLGNVIGNFSACMYRKVCVNKLKESLYDMVVYDWMFNIAISEKGPIAYLPQICSVYRVHSKGKWSGKSERSKILMTLKLIDKYNKFLGFKYDNNFKIVKKVIYNELIKS
- a CDS encoding glycosyltransferase family 2 protein — translated: MKKSGERECKYFLANIKGWCEVKDEPKVSILIPTFNRPKFLNKSLMSAVMQSYKNIEIVICDDSTNYESKQVVSKYMKRYKNIRYYFNNGPLGKFGLNNMNRCYKLSKGKYINFLNDDDKFHENKIMKMVECIQSYKNISLVTSHRGIIDKNDKVLRDINATKRIKYVNRPISGREVARTIFSRGNFIGEPTTVLFKKEHIKKFGRLWGKQFCALVDIAAWLQLLSKGRFIYLSDTLSYFRIHDKQNTNKSSITRMFSIEWKELNYYAYKIGIINTNEYKQFLIQWKGEHSNIKA
- a CDS encoding glycosyltransferase family 2 protein, with product MKTSIIILTYNNFLYSKKCIESIRKYTKRSAYEIIVVDNNSKDETKNWLSRQKDIKKIYNSTNLGFPKGCNLGIKAASGSEMLFLNNDVVVAENWLSNLKKCLYSNSEIGAVGPVTNRCSGIQQINVKYNSLVEMHEFSKKYNISNSRKWIKTDKLVGFCILIKRVVMEKVGLFDERFTPGNFEDDDYCLRISRKGYRLFICRDTFIHHYGCVSFGNYGYGKLIRTNKIKFEKKWGKRM